The Clostridium botulinum BKT015925 genome includes the window CCTAATATTATATACTATTTTAAGATATTTTATAATAAAAGATATTTAGATTATATGAAAATTTTGTAGTTATGTCAACATTTCTACAATTTATGAGTTGTTTTTATACTATAAAATATGCGAAATAATCTTTAAAATTATTTCGCATATAATAAACTTAAAAATTATTTAACTATATCTTCAATAGTTCCTCCGCCTACTAACATATCTTGAATATAGAAAACAACTCTTTGACCTTTAGTTATTGCCCTTTGTTTATCATTAAACATAACTTTAATTTTTCCATCTTCAAAAGGTATTATAGTAGCCTTGCTTTTAGTTGTTGAATATCTTATTTTAGCTTCAACTTCCATTGGATTTTCTAATAAATCAAATGGAATAAAATTAACATCTTTTGCAATAAGTCCACTATTAAAAATTTCAGACTCATCTCCAACAACTACTTCATTTCTTTCTGGAATAATATCTATAACAAATCCAGGTTTACCAAGTGATAATCCAAGTCCCTTTCTTTGTCCTATAGTATAGTATATTAATCCTTTATGTTTTCCTAATATATTTCCTTCTTTATCTACAAAATTACCAGCTTTAATTCTATTTTTACACTCTAATCCTTGGATGTATTTCCCATGATCATTGTCCGGTATAAAACATATATCCATACTTTCTTTTTTATCATGAACTTCTAAACCTAAATTTCTAGCAATTTCTCTTATTTGTACCTTAGTATATTCTCCACAAGGCATTAATATATGCTTTAAAACATCTTGTGTTAAGCTATAAAACATATATGTTTGATCCTTTTTATCATCTTTAGCATTTAAAACTAAGTATCTACCATTATGCTCTTCAACTCTTGCATAATGTCCTGTAGCTATATAATCGGCACCTAGTTCTTTGGCTTTTTCTAGCAATACACCAAACTTAATATATTTATTGCACATAGCACAAGGATTAGGTGTCCTTCCTTGTAAATATTCTTCAGCAAAATTATCTATAACACGATTTTTAAATTCATCTCTTAAATCTAAAATATGATATGGTATATCTAATTTTTCTGCAACTTTTGCAGCATCTTCTGAAACATCAACATCTGATACTTTCATTGTTATACCTATTAAATCATATCCTTTTTCTTTTAAAAGATATGCTGCTACAGAACTGTCAACTCCACCACTTAATCCTATAGCTACTTTTTTATTCATAATTTATCATTCCATTCTAAATATTATTTTCCATGTACTTCATCGTGAATGTGATCTGAATGCACTTTCATTTTCCAAGGTTCAAGTCCTTGTTTAACTCTATAATCATTTATAGCTGTATGAATTGCTTCTTCTGCAAGAACAGAACAATGCATTTTAACTGGTGGAAGTCCTTCTAAAGCTTCTGCAACTGCTTTATTAGTTAACTTCCAAGCATCTTCTAAAGTTTTTCCTTTTACAAGTTCTGTTGCCATACTTGAGGATGCTATAGCCGATCCACATCCAAATGTTTTAAATTTTACATCTTTTATTATATTGTCTTCAACTTCTAAATATATTTTCATTATGTCTCCACATTGTGGATTACCAACTTCTCCAACTCCACTTGGATTTTCTATTTCTCCAACATTTCTAGGATTTCTAAAATGATCCATTACTTTTTCACTATACATAATTATCTTTCCCCTTTCTCTTTTAAAAATTCTTCCCAATAAGGTGACATATCTCTTCTTCTTTTGATTATTTCAGGAAGATTTTCTATAACATAGTTTACATCATCATCATTATTAGTTTCACCTAAACTTAATCTTAATGAACCATGTGCCACACCATGATCTAATCCTATTGAAAGCAATACATGTGAAGCTGATAAATCACTTGATGCACATGCACTTCCTGTAGATGCATAAACACCTATATAGTCTAAATCAAGTAATAGTGTTTCACCTTCTATACCAATAAAACTCATATTAACATTTCCAGGAAGTCTTTTATCACCTTCTGGTCCATTTAATTTTGCATAAGGTATTTTTTCACTAAACTCTTTAATCAATTTATCTCTAAGAGCCTCTAATCTCTTTGATTCTTGTGGCATTTCATTTATAGCTATCTCTATTGCCTTACCCATACCTACTATTCCTGCTATGTTTTCTGTACTTGCTCTTCTATTTCTTTCTTGACCACCACCATGGATTAAATTTTCGATTTTAACTCCACGTCTTATATAAAGTGCTCCTACCCCTTTAGGACCATAAAATTTATGAGCTGCCATAGAAAGTAAATCTATGTTCATTTCTTTTACATCTACAGGAATATGTCCTACAGCTTGAACCGCATCTGTATGGAATAATACTTTATTTTCTCTACAAATAGCTCCTATTTCTTTTATAGGCTGTATTGCCCCAATTTCATTATTTGCAAACATGATAGAAACTAATATTGTTTTATCTGTAATAGCATTTTTTATATCTTCTGGATTCACTAATCCTTCTTCATTTACTGGTAAATAAGTTATTTCAAATCCATTCTTTTCTAAAAACTTACAGCTATTTAATATAGCATGATGCTCTATCGAAGTAGTAATTATATGATTTCCTTTATTTTTCCTTGAAAATGCTACTCCCTTAAGTGCCCAATTATCAGATTCACATCCACCGCTTGTAAAACATATTTCATCAACTTCAGCATTAATAGCTTTAGCAACTCTACTTCTCGCAGTATTTATTGCCTTTCTATTTAAATCTGAAAGAGTATACAAAGAAGATGGATTTCCATAATTCTC containing:
- the mnmA gene encoding tRNA 2-thiouridine(34) synthase MnmA; this translates as MNKKVAIGLSGGVDSSVAAYLLKEKGYDLIGITMKVSDVDVSEDAAKVAEKLDIPYHILDLRDEFKNRVIDNFAEEYLQGRTPNPCAMCNKYIKFGVLLEKAKELGADYIATGHYARVEEHNGRYLVLNAKDDKKDQTYMFYSLTQDVLKHILMPCGEYTKVQIREIARNLGLEVHDKKESMDICFIPDNDHGKYIQGLECKNRIKAGNFVDKEGNILGKHKGLIYYTIGQRKGLGLSLGKPGFVIDIIPERNEVVVGDESEIFNSGLIAKDVNFIPFDLLENPMEVEAKIRYSTTKSKATIIPFEDGKIKVMFNDKQRAITKGQRVVFYIQDMLVGGGTIEDIVK
- the nifS gene encoding cysteine desulfurase NifS, whose amino-acid sequence is MDKKIYMDYSATTYTKPEVLKEMLPYFTENYGNPSSLYTLSDLNRKAINTARSRVAKAINAEVDEICFTSGGCESDNWALKGVAFSRKNKGNHIITTSIEHHAILNSCKFLEKNGFEITYLPVNEEGLVNPEDIKNAITDKTILVSIMFANNEIGAIQPIKEIGAICRENKVLFHTDAVQAVGHIPVDVKEMNIDLLSMAAHKFYGPKGVGALYIRRGVKIENLIHGGGQERNRRASTENIAGIVGMGKAIEIAINEMPQESKRLEALRDKLIKEFSEKIPYAKLNGPEGDKRLPGNVNMSFIGIEGETLLLDLDYIGVYASTGSACASSDLSASHVLLSIGLDHGVAHGSLRLSLGETNNDDDVNYVIENLPEIIKRRRDMSPYWEEFLKEKGER
- the nifU gene encoding Fe-S cluster assembly scaffold protein NifU: MYSEKVMDHFRNPRNVGEIENPSGVGEVGNPQCGDIMKIYLEVEDNIIKDVKFKTFGCGSAIASSSMATELVKGKTLEDAWKLTNKAVAEALEGLPPVKMHCSVLAEEAIHTAINDYRVKQGLEPWKMKVHSDHIHDEVHGK